CAGAGACACCATCGACAAGGTGTGCCCTCATCCTGAGCAAGCGGTACATCTTGTCGCTGTCTTCCATGGTCTCGAGCAACGACTCAGTCATACAGGCTAGTTTTTCGACCTTTTTCTCCCATGTCACATCTACCCCTGCTCTCTGATAATAGGCTACGGCCAAATCGCTGATAAGGTTGATATGAGCCTTCTTTACCCCGAAGCGGACCATCAGTACTGCAGCTGCTTTGCCTGCGGCAGTGTCATGTACATACAAATGATCTTTACTGCCCTGGTAGGTGTCAAGGAAGGTTTCAAGGGCAAAGAGAGGGTTGAGCCAACGCCCCTTGTCCGAGAAAATGAGCGTTTCATTATCGAAGACGCAGAGGGTTCTGTTGTCCACTAGGCTTTGTTTGTAAGCTTCCACGGAATCTCCATATAAAAAGCCACGACTGCAAAAAAGAAAAATTCTTTTTGCCTTCATGGCTTCTGTATTCGTTTTGGGTGAATTTGTTCAAAGCTAGCTTCTTCATGAAGCTTGATGCATGCAATCCTATAAGGATAGGGAAAAATTGTCAACAATCCAAATGATAGCTTCTAGTCGCACTTTGCCTTCAGATCTATAGCGTTTCCAGTAATTCAGCAAGATTTTCAATTGCCTTATCTACCAAGTCCCCGAGTGGGAAGTCCTGTTTTCCTACGATGGTTATGTTGCATTTGCTGATAGGGATAAGAATCTTGTGGGCAGTGCTCTGGGAAATGGCAAGGGCCATTTTCGGGGTTATCTCCCCATGGAGGGAATCGGCGGCAATGATACCGAGGGGGCCTATGATGATATCGGCAGTACGGCAAGCCACTATAACTGGGTTTTCCCCCGTAGCTGTTGCATCGGCCCCACTGCGAAGCATCGCGCTAGCTGCCATGCTGTTGGTACCGATTGCCAGGACTTCCAGGTTTGGAAAACGGGTTTTGATGGATGTTACGAGGGCCTTCCCAAGACTTCCCCCCTGACCGTCAATGATAACTGTTTTCACTGTTTTTTTCATGCTAGCAAGTATAGGCTATAGTAATGAAAATGAAAACCATGTGTGCTCCAGGTTTTACCAGTAACGAGACCTGGTTACTTGCAGAATTACATCGTTGCTTGTACCATTGGAACAATGGAATCCCTCAAGAAAGAACGGTTGTCAGTCATGGTTACCGACGCCATCAAAGAAATAATACGAAATGAGAACCTGAAAAGCGGTGATCGTCTATATAGCGAGAAACAGCTGTCCGAAAGGCTCGAGGTCAGCAGGTCTTCGATCAGGGAAGCCCTGCGCATGCTTGAGGTTTCTGGAATCGTGAAGGTCTACCAGGGTAAGGGTGTTTTTATAAATGACCAAGACGCTATGGTCCATCCTGTACATAGCTGGGTTGTAGAAAATGCTGAGTCCCTGCGAGAACATTTCGAGGTTCGTCTCCTCATTGAGCCCCATGCGGCCTCAGTTGCCTCCCAGCGGGCAAGTGCAAAGGATCTGGAGACTCTGAGAAAAACATACGATGAATTCGTCGGTTTTGTAAGGGATGGAAATGTATCAAAGGCGATTTCCTCTGACGGAGCCTTCCACCTTGCTGTGGCAAAAGCTACGAGAAACAGGACCTTGATCGGCCTTATGAGAACAATGGAGCAGACTCTTAATGAAGGCTGGTATGCCAGTCTGCATGTCCCCGGGCGGCTTGAATCTTCTATAGATGAACATAATGACCTTCTAAAAGCAATAGAAGCCAAGGATGCCGAAGCGTCAGCATCTGCCATGGCGAAGCATTTGAACAATGCGCTTTCCGATATCCAGCGGTTCTTCGGAAATATTTAAAGAAATAATTTGACAGGATTCAAAAAGGTGGTTTAGTATAAAGCCAACTTGTCAGACAACTGACAAGTTGGCTTTATATATGCAAAGGTATTGGTAATGGAAATAAACATAACGACCCTCATAGAGAATTCCTTGGGTGAACACACAGGGCTTGCCGTCGAGCATGGTCTTTCATTCCTTGTAGAGAGTGGGCCCCATTCTGTTCTGTTTGATACAGGACAGAGTGACAGGTATATAAGAAACGCCGAAAAACTAGGAAAAGAGCTTTCTTCGGTAAGAAATGTAGTTCTTAGTCATGGGCATTATGACCATAGCGGAGGATTCCGTTCCTTTGTTGAGAAAAGGGGAAAGGGAACGCTTACCTTATGGACAGGGAAGGGTTTCTTTGATCAGAAATATGGAAAGTCGGGACCTTCCCTCCAGTACCTTGGAAATGATTTTGATGAAGATTTCCTGAATAGTCATGCTGTAGAACATCGAACGGTTGCTTCTGGTAAAACAGAGGTTGTCCCAGGGATCTGGATTGTAAGCGGATATTCTCGGATTCACCCTGAAGAACCGGTTAATCCGCGGTTTTGTAAACGTATTGCCCTTGATGGTTCTTTTCAAGAAGACACCTTCGAGGATGAAATACTTCTGGTCGTTGAATCAAAGAGAGGGTTGGTCGTAATTGTCGGATGCGCGCATCCTGGAATTCTGAATATGCTCGATACAGTCGCAACGCTATTCAACCAAAAAGTGTATGCATTGCTTGGGGGGACTCATCTTGTCGAGGCGGACCAAAAAAGAATTGGGGACACGCTCAAGATTTTTCAGGAAATGGATATTTCGGTACTTGGAATTTCCCATTGCTCCGGATCCGCTGCCATAGAGCAATCGATTTCAATGATGGATTTGAGTTTTCACAATAATACTGGAACATCAATTATCCTTCGGGATGATGAAATATAAAAAGTTTGGGGGAAGAAAATGGCAGGATGGTATCTGTTTCTCGTGATTATCGTCGCTATTGTAGGTATGGTGTTATTGATTTCAAAATTCAAATGGCACCCATTTATTGTGTTGTTGCTCTCCGGTTATTTTGTCGGGGTACTGTGCGGAATGCCTGTTGATAAGTTGATCACTACCCTTACCTCAGGATTCGGTTCAATTTTGGGAAGTATCGGCATAGTCATTATTGCCGGGACCATCATTGGCACCATCCTGGAGAAAACAGGGGCGGCCCTGACAATGGCCAATGCCATTCTCAAGGTTGTCGGAAAGAAACATGCTCCCTTGACCATGAGTCTTACAGGATACATTGTGAGTATCCCTGTATTCTGTGATTCTGGATTCGTTATTCTTTCACCCATAAACAGGGCCTTAGCCGCAAAATCCGGGGTATCCCTGGCTGTGATGGCAACTTGTTTAAGTTCAGGGCTCTATGCAACCCACTGCTTGGTTCCTCCCACTCCCGGACCCATTATCATGGCGGGTACGTTGAATGCCGATCTGGGTTTGGTAATTCTCGTTGGGCTGCTTGTGTCGATTCCTGTTATGCTGGTTGGTTACTTCTATGCATTGAAAATCTCCAGCAAATTCGATATTCCCGCAAATCCTGAGGTTTCCTTGGAAGAACTGGTAGATAAATACGGGAAATTGCCTAGTGCATGTAAATCGTTTGCCCCTATTCTTCTTCCTATTATCTTGATTGCTTTCAAGTCGATTGCCGATTTCCCGTCAACTCCGTTTGGCTCTGGCGCTGCAAAAGCTTTCTTTGATTTTATCGGAAATCCTGTAACAGCCTTGATCCTTGGTGTAGGCCTTGCTATTACCCTCATTCCCAAATCCGAAAAGAAAGGAACTTCCTTCAATTGGATCAGTGAAGGCATTCACAGCTCTGCCAGCATCCTTGCCATTACCGGTGCCGGTGGTGCCTTTGGTGCAGTCTTGAAATCGCTTCCTATCGCTGATGTGCTTTCAGGTAGTCTGGTACAGATGAATGCAGGGCTTTTGATTCCGTTTATCATTGCTGCCCTGTTGAAGACTGCCATGGGAGCTTCTACAGTCTCCATGATTGTCACTTCAGCAATGATGGCTCCTTTGATGGTACAGCTGGGCTGGACCTCGGAGATGGCCAAGGTCCTTACGCTTCTTGCAATCGGGGCTGGTTCTATGACAGTATCACATGCAAATGATAGCTATTTCTGGGTTGTCTCACAGTTCTCCGATATGGATACTGCCACTGCCTATAAAACGCAGACCGGTGTAACGCTGGTACAGGGCTTAACTACCCTGGTCATTGTCATGGTACTTGGGGTGTTTTTCCTCTGATCATATGCAGTGCCGGTAGGATTTCCTTCCGGCATACAGGAGGCCTGTTGTGAATGTTTTAGGTTGGTATCATCAACGAAGGATGCTTAATGCCATGGTTCAGAACCAATGGACCGAAGCAGAAACCCATATCAGAAAATTGCTTGTCCTACAGGGAAAATCGATGGGGTTGGAATACAATCTGGCTGTTGTGCTTCTTGGCCTTGAACAAAACGAGGAGGCTTTCCAGATGTTGCTTTCCTGTGTCGAGCGGTATGGCGAAAGCTTACGCCTTTGCCGCTTGCTCGGGGACATCCAGTATGGGAGGGGAAACAGAGAGGATTCGATTCACTGGTATTCCCTCGCTCTGAGTGATAATCCTACAGAAAAGGAAAAACGACTGCTCTCATTGCGTTTGGAGCTTCTTTTTGATAGCAAAAGGTTCTTCATGATACAAGAAAAGCTTGCAAGCCTTCCTGAAGCCCGTACTTGCCTTGAGACCGACCCTCAAAAGGCATTTTCCCTGTATAAGGAAATCGCTGAAGCTGACCCTACCCATGTAGAGTCTTTGAATAATCTAGGTACTCTGTTTCTCAATGAATACAAGGATCCTCTTGCCGCTGAAGAGAAGTTCTCACAGGTTTTGGAGTTGGTCGATAACAGCGGGGCGGCAAGAAATCTTGCGAAGGCAAAAAAAGAACGTCAAAGCTGACGTTCTTTTTTCCCTCTGGCGTCTTAGGATTCTTTTTTATCCAGACCTACCAGGTATATCTCAAAAGAATCGTCCCTGCAGGCCTTTGGCTTGAAGGGCTTTACTTTTGCAAACATGCTCCGCATTGTCTGAATCAGTTCAACTTGTCCCCCGCCCTGAAAAACCTTCACCACCAGGTTGCCATGCACTTTGAGATGTTCGCTTGCAAGGTATATCACTTGCGATGCCAGGTATTCGCTACGGGAAGTGTCGACGGAACGATTACCCATTGTCATGGGTGCTACATCGCTGATTATCACATCATAAGGACCGTTCTCAACCAGTTTCGACCGAATATCCTTGCTGAAAGCATCCCCGACAAAGGCTGTCACCGTATGAGGGATGGGATTGAGGTTTAACGGGTTCAAATCGACTGCGATTATTTTGCCTTGCTCTTTGAGCAGGACTCTGTGGGTGAAAAGGGTCCAGGAACCAGGTGCGGCTCCGACATCAAGGACGGAATCACCTGGTTTGACCAATTTGAAAGTGTTCTGGATTTCTTCCAGCTTATATACCGAACGGGCTGGGTAGCCCTCTTTGTGAGCTCTTTTTGTATAGGAGTCTGCACGATCTCTTCTGCTTGTTGCCATATATTCCACTATATCAAAAATACGAAGATGCCGAAAGGGCAAAGAGAAAGTGCCAGCGAATATTTGGTGGGGTGGGGAGAGAATCGCTGGCACCTTGGAAATCACACTTTAAGGAGGTTTGAAAAAAACTGTTGCTCTGTTGATAACTATGATGCAAAACCCGTGCCAACTTTGAAAATCTTACTGTAGGACATTATTAATTACTTTAGGAACAATATAACAGCTACATCAGTGAAAAGCTGCTGTGAAAAAAAGTAACAGTACACAAGACTGTTACACGTATGGCCTTCACTATGGAAAATAAGCATGTTTCTGGAGAACGCACACGAGAGAAAGCTGCGATCTAGTGGGAAAGGGGCTTATTGTTGTTTGTTTTAAAAATAGATAGGTCTTGGAACAAAAGGAAGGTGCCAGCGAATATTTGGTGGGGTGGAGAGAATCGCTGGCACCTTGAAAATCACACTTTAAGGAGGTTTGAAAAAAACTGTTGCTCTGTTCATTTATAATGTTGCAATTGCCGTGCCAATTTCCTTGAAATTGACCTATGGTTATAAAAAATCACTATAAGAATACTATTATGCTTTAGCCTATGCTTGTCTGCTGTGAAAAAAAGTAACAGCATACAAAGAGTTTACACTTCGGCTGATCATAAGGTTTATTTGGTTGAAGTGTTTCTATAGGTATGTTCTGATGCTTAAGAGAATACGGGGACTGCTGTGGAAGGACTTCTTTTCCCCAGGTAGGAATACCACTCTTTGGGCAAAAAGAAGGTGCCAGCGAATATTGGGTGGGGAGAGAAGCGCTGGCACCTAAGAAATCACATTTTAAGGAGGTTTGAAAAAACTGTTGCTCTGTTCAATAATAATGCAATTGCCGTGCCAACTTCCTTTATATGAACAAAGGGAATGTAAAAAACAACTATAGGCATGTTATTTGAGAGAAATCTTGAATCATGTACTGTGAAAAAAAGTAACAGTCTTCAAGTATGTTACACTTTCTGTAGCTAAGGGAGATAGGTTTCGAGGTTATCGGGGGAACCAAAACAGCTATGCAAAAGAAAAATACATGTTTCTCCATACTGTAGCGAAAGTAAGCCGATTCTCTTTGGTTGGATTGTTTTGGACAAAATGAAGGTGCCAGCGAATATTTGGTGGGGAGAGAATCGCTGGCACCTAAGAAATCACATTTTAAAAGGAGGTTTGAAAAAAACTGTTGCTCTGTTCAATAAGTATAGTGCAGGAGCCGTGCCAACTTTAAAATACATTCTAAAAGAAATAAAAAATCACTAAAAGTAATTCTTGCAAAGGTGTTTTGTTGGGTAATGCTGTGAAAAAAAGTAACAGCATGGCATTTTTTCACACTTGTAAAGAATCTGTTTCCGTAGGTTGCTTTAGGTGCTGGGGGCAATATGCCAAGATTAATAGCTAAATCTTTTCTGATTGACGAATTGCCCCTACATCGATACTTTATTGTGTATGAATACAGGCAAAAGCATAATCAACCGGAGATTCCGGAACAATACGTATACGAATATCACACTCAAACTGATAATCATCAATGCAGTGGTTTTCCTTCTTACCACATACATAGCTCCTAGGAGCGCCTATTATCTGGCAATGATTCCTTCGTTCGTCCTGCATGGATATATCTGGCAGTTCTTTACCTATATGTTCGTACACGGCGGTTTTTCCCATATATTCTTCAATATGCTCAGTCTCTTTATTTTTGGGACAATGGTGGAACAAAGGGTTGGGAGTAAAGAGTTTCTGCTCTTTTACCTATTAACAGGAATCGTAAGTGGTATTATTAGCTTCCTGTGTTATCTGGCAGCAGGGACGAATGTAATTCTCGTGGGAGCTTCCGGCGCAATTTATGGGGTTTTGTTGATGTTTGCGGTTTTTTATCCCTATGCCCGGGTTTTTGTTTTTGGTCTCATCCCTATAAGGGCACCTGTGCTTGTGGTCCTCTATGCGTTCATTGAACTTTCCAGCCAGGTTTTCGGCGCAGGCGGCAATGTTGCACACCTTACCCATCTCAGTGGGCTTCTCTTTGCCTACCTCTATTGTAGGATACGGATGAAAATAAACCCAATCGATGTATGGAAACGGACCATGTGATACGGTCCGTTTCAAGTTAATTGTCCCGTATTTCAGAAATCAATCCATTATTCCATATTTGTTTCTGATTTCGGCATACTGTTTCTTGATTACATCATAGATAATCTGAATTTTGATGTCATGGTGTGCAAATGCCGATTTCATGGCATTGATAGTCAATTTCTCAAGATCCCTGATGTTCAGGTTATAGTATTGGACAGCGATTTCCATTTCTTTGCTAAGGTCGGTGTCGCTCATAAGCCTGTTGTCCGTACAGAGAAATACCCTGAAGTTATTCCTGAACAGGATAGGGAAGGGATGGTGTGCATAATCAGAGGTTGCTCCCGTTCCTACATTGCTGGTGAGACACATTTCCATTGGAATTCGACGATCAAGGATGAAGTTTGCCAGCGATCCCATTTCTTCAATATGGGAACTTTCGATTGACATATCCTCGATCAGTCTGGTTCCATGCCCTATTCGGTGAGCTCCGCAAACCTGGATTGCCTGCCATATTGATTCAACCCCAAAGGCTTCCCCTGCATGGATTGTGATATTAAAATTCTTGTTTCGGATATATTGGAAAGCATCCAAGTGTTTCTTTGGGGGGTAGCCACTTTCGTCGCCTGCAAGGTCGAATCCTACGACTCCACGGTCACAGAAAGCTACTGCAAGTTCTGCAATATCCAGGGATACCGAAGGTTTTTGGTTGCGCATCGCACAAAGGATGAGTCCCGATGGCATGCCAGTTTTCTTTTTCCCACGCTGCAACCCGTCAAGGACCGCTTGGACAGCCTGTTCTGATGTTAGTTCTTTTGCAGTGTGAAGAATCGGGGCAAAACGAATTTCTGCATAACAGACATGCTGTGCAGCAAGATCTTCAACGGCTTCGAAAGCTACTCGTTCAAGGGCCTCTTTTGTCTGCATGACTGCAGTAGTGACAGAAAATGTTTCCAGATACAGAGCAAGGCTTTTTTGTTTACAACCCCTGATAAACCACTCTCTCAAGAGTTTTGGGTTATTTGAAGGAAGGTCCACGTTGTTTTCACGTGCCAATTCCAGGATAGTTTCTATCCTGAGTCCTCCATCCAGATGGTCGTGCAATTCTACTTTCGGTACTTGTTGGATAATTTCTTTTGTCAACATGAGAATATCATACATCATTATTCAGACAATACGCAAATCCAAAGGAATAAATCCAGAGTAAAATAAAATTGTCTTGGTGTGACTTTTTCGGTAAAAGAATAAGAAACTCTGTACAAAAATAGAAAAACTTGAAATACTGTGTAAGAGTAATTCTAAATAAAATAATGAGTAAGGAGTTTTTACAACTATGTCCAGAAATGTAGAAAGTCTTAACAAAAAGCTACTCGCCGCTGCAGTATCTTCAACCAAGGCCAAAGAAATTAAAACGCTTCTGAGCCAAGGTGCCGATATTCACGCCCAAAACGAATGGGGCCTAACCCCTGTCATGCTAGCTGCCCAGTACAATCCTTCAGTCAGTGTACTAAAAGCTTTGCTTGAAGCTGGAGCTGATATCCAAGAGGCTGAACCAAAGTATCGTTCAAATGCTTTGCATCTTGCCGCAAATAAAAGCTCGAGCCCGAAAATCATTGCAGAATTACTCAAGGCTGGCGCTGATCTCAATGCACGCAACTATCTTGGGGAAACCGCCTTGATTTTAGCGGTAAACACCAACAATGAAACCAGGATTGTTTCTGAACTCCTGAAATCCGGTGCCGATATCAACGCCAGGGATTATCAGGGACATTCTGTACTGGAATATGCAAAGGCTGCCAAACGCACCTATATTATCAATCAATTGAAGAAAATGGGTGCAAACTGAGAGAATGTGAAAGGGTTTATACCGTCTAAGTAGTAGAGTATCAAAAAACAAACAAGGCCATGGTTTCCTGTAGGATCCCATGGCCTTTTACTTGTATTGATGAGAGACTTGCTTAGGCTTTTACCCAATCCTTTTCCACTACATTGTTGTTGATATCAGAAGTAAGCTTTTCGATTAGCTCCTTGATTTCCCCAACG
The sequence above is a segment of the Sphaerochaeta pleomorpha str. Grapes genome. Coding sequences within it:
- a CDS encoding DUF3842 family protein yields the protein MKKTVKTVIIDGQGGSLGKALVTSIKTRFPNLEVLAIGTNSMAASAMLRSGADATATGENPVIVACRTADIIIGPLGIIAADSLHGEITPKMALAISQSTAHKILIPISKCNITIVGKQDFPLGDLVDKAIENLAELLETL
- a CDS encoding FadR/GntR family transcriptional regulator, coding for MESLKKERLSVMVTDAIKEIIRNENLKSGDRLYSEKQLSERLEVSRSSIREALRMLEVSGIVKVYQGKGVFINDQDAMVHPVHSWVVENAESLREHFEVRLLIEPHAASVASQRASAKDLETLRKTYDEFVGFVRDGNVSKAISSDGAFHLAVAKATRNRTLIGLMRTMEQTLNEGWYASLHVPGRLESSIDEHNDLLKAIEAKDAEASASAMAKHLNNALSDIQRFFGNI
- a CDS encoding MBL fold metallo-hydrolase, with product MEINITTLIENSLGEHTGLAVEHGLSFLVESGPHSVLFDTGQSDRYIRNAEKLGKELSSVRNVVLSHGHYDHSGGFRSFVEKRGKGTLTLWTGKGFFDQKYGKSGPSLQYLGNDFDEDFLNSHAVEHRTVASGKTEVVPGIWIVSGYSRIHPEEPVNPRFCKRIALDGSFQEDTFEDEILLVVESKRGLVVIVGCAHPGILNMLDTVATLFNQKVYALLGGTHLVEADQKRIGDTLKIFQEMDISVLGISHCSGSAAIEQSISMMDLSFHNNTGTSIILRDDEI
- a CDS encoding GntP family permease, whose protein sequence is MAGWYLFLVIIVAIVGMVLLISKFKWHPFIVLLLSGYFVGVLCGMPVDKLITTLTSGFGSILGSIGIVIIAGTIIGTILEKTGAALTMANAILKVVGKKHAPLTMSLTGYIVSIPVFCDSGFVILSPINRALAAKSGVSLAVMATCLSSGLYATHCLVPPTPGPIIMAGTLNADLGLVILVGLLVSIPVMLVGYFYALKISSKFDIPANPEVSLEELVDKYGKLPSACKSFAPILLPIILIAFKSIADFPSTPFGSGAAKAFFDFIGNPVTALILGVGLAITLIPKSEKKGTSFNWISEGIHSSASILAITGAGGAFGAVLKSLPIADVLSGSLVQMNAGLLIPFIIAALLKTAMGASTVSMIVTSAMMAPLMVQLGWTSEMAKVLTLLAIGAGSMTVSHANDSYFWVVSQFSDMDTATAYKTQTGVTLVQGLTTLVIVMVLGVFFL
- a CDS encoding tetratricopeptide repeat protein, which codes for MNVLGWYHQRRMLNAMVQNQWTEAETHIRKLLVLQGKSMGLEYNLAVVLLGLEQNEEAFQMLLSCVERYGESLRLCRLLGDIQYGRGNREDSIHWYSLALSDNPTEKEKRLLSLRLELLFDSKRFFMIQEKLASLPEARTCLETDPQKAFSLYKEIAEADPTHVESLNNLGTLFLNEYKDPLAAEEKFSQVLELVDNSGAARNLAKAKKERQS
- a CDS encoding SAM-dependent methyltransferase; its protein translation is MATSRRDRADSYTKRAHKEGYPARSVYKLEEIQNTFKLVKPGDSVLDVGAAPGSWTLFTHRVLLKEQGKIIAVDLNPLNLNPIPHTVTAFVGDAFSKDIRSKLVENGPYDVIISDVAPMTMGNRSVDTSRSEYLASQVIYLASEHLKVHGNLVVKVFQGGGQVELIQTMRSMFAKVKPFKPKACRDDSFEIYLVGLDKKES
- a CDS encoding rhomboid family intramembrane serine protease, giving the protein MNTGKSIINRRFRNNTYTNITLKLIIINAVVFLLTTYIAPRSAYYLAMIPSFVLHGYIWQFFTYMFVHGGFSHIFFNMLSLFIFGTMVEQRVGSKEFLLFYLLTGIVSGIISFLCYLAAGTNVILVGASGAIYGVLLMFAVFYPYARVFVFGLIPIRAPVLVVLYAFIELSSQVFGAGGNVAHLTHLSGLLFAYLYCRIRMKINPIDVWKRTM
- a CDS encoding adenosine deaminase → MLTKEIIQQVPKVELHDHLDGGLRIETILELARENNVDLPSNNPKLLREWFIRGCKQKSLALYLETFSVTTAVMQTKEALERVAFEAVEDLAAQHVCYAEIRFAPILHTAKELTSEQAVQAVLDGLQRGKKKTGMPSGLILCAMRNQKPSVSLDIAELAVAFCDRGVVGFDLAGDESGYPPKKHLDAFQYIRNKNFNITIHAGEAFGVESIWQAIQVCGAHRIGHGTRLIEDMSIESSHIEEMGSLANFILDRRIPMEMCLTSNVGTGATSDYAHHPFPILFRNNFRVFLCTDNRLMSDTDLSKEMEIAVQYYNLNIRDLEKLTINAMKSAFAHHDIKIQIIYDVIKKQYAEIRNKYGIMD
- a CDS encoding ankyrin repeat domain-containing protein — its product is MSRNVESLNKKLLAAAVSSTKAKEIKTLLSQGADIHAQNEWGLTPVMLAAQYNPSVSVLKALLEAGADIQEAEPKYRSNALHLAANKSSSPKIIAELLKAGADLNARNYLGETALILAVNTNNETRIVSELLKSGADINARDYQGHSVLEYAKAAKRTYIINQLKKMGAN